From a single Lewinella sp. LCG006 genomic region:
- a CDS encoding S41 family peptidase, with product MNRFIFSFAFLLLTLGLSAQEEPLLRFPSLSPDGQQIAFSYQGDIWTVPTKGGIARRLTIHESYESHPQWSPDGSRIVFEGNRYGNDDIFVMDAQGGMPLRLTYYSGSDNFPQWNGNDEIVFISSRMFTQVERDDEIYKVSARGGTPQRMMDAFGSMASVSNDGRYVAYVAGNCRFVREAYTGPANRNIWVYDTQSKNYMALAAQDAQESHPAWGTDQQLFYLSAANGRYNIYRKNGVLTKDLARPLTNFKDEGIRYFDVSADGKQLVFERGNGIYTLSTDGSSKAQKVNIQVTADYRFDPVKQETLSRGATEMAVSPNGNYLLFGVRGEIFLRVNDKDKKGVVQLTRHAYRDQDAQWLNDSTVVFISDRDGNKELYVLHSADPDQSDLYRTLKRTTKRLTNTPIDEESISLSPDGKKIAINRGRGQLVVADITAEGLSNEKTLLDGWSTARSVRWSPDGQWLAYSLSDLDFNSEIYIHAADGSQKPVNVSMHPRSDSSPFWSADGSKLGFLSIRNNGDTDVWFAWLRDADWQNTKQDWEWEEEDQEDDKKAEKDSITVIDLKHIHERLVQVTRLPGDEGDLGISTDGETFFFTTNNGGRNGSPGGGGLQSIKWDGTEATTLLEDTELRSLIVGKDGKTLYLLKSGGTLASMKVDGKKADNLGFSANMAIDYQQERQQVFNEAWRALRDGFYDPNFHGQDWDKLRAKYEPLAMAASTEQDFRDLFNTMLGQLNASHMGMYGSNPEETQRDRTGLLGVEVEPATNGVKITRIVSRSPADREKSSLAVGETILAVNGTTVNGNTNLYSLLQGTADDRTLLNIMDATGKTREVVIRPASSLRDELYEEWVAERKRLTEEYSGGRLGYIHIQGMNWPSFERFERELTASGLGKEGIVIDVRYNGGGWTTDMLMTVLNVRQHAYTVPRGAVDKLEGKHPDFADHYPYGERLPQAALTKPSIALCNQTSYSNAEIFSHAFKTLDHGTLVGMPTFGAVISTGGQGLINGSFVRMPFRAWYVKATGENMELGPAVPDVQIENSQNSKAEGRDEQLQKAVEVLLSELK from the coding sequence ATGAATAGATTTATCTTCTCTTTCGCCTTTCTCTTATTGACCTTGGGGCTTTCTGCACAGGAAGAACCCTTATTGCGTTTTCCTTCATTGAGCCCCGACGGGCAACAAATCGCCTTCTCTTATCAGGGTGATATCTGGACAGTGCCCACTAAAGGAGGTATTGCTCGCCGCCTGACGATCCACGAAAGCTACGAGAGTCACCCTCAATGGAGTCCTGATGGCAGCCGCATTGTTTTTGAAGGCAACCGCTACGGCAACGACGATATTTTTGTAATGGATGCCCAGGGAGGAATGCCATTACGGCTTACCTATTACTCCGGGAGCGATAATTTCCCGCAGTGGAACGGCAATGATGAGATCGTTTTCATTAGTTCGCGTATGTTTACCCAGGTGGAACGCGATGATGAAATCTACAAGGTCTCTGCAAGGGGCGGAACCCCTCAGCGCATGATGGATGCTTTCGGAAGTATGGCCAGTGTTTCTAATGATGGGCGTTATGTAGCTTACGTAGCGGGTAATTGCCGCTTCGTTCGGGAAGCTTACACTGGGCCAGCCAATCGCAATATTTGGGTGTATGATACTCAAAGTAAAAACTACATGGCTTTGGCTGCTCAGGATGCCCAAGAAAGCCACCCCGCCTGGGGCACTGATCAGCAGTTGTTTTACCTTAGCGCAGCCAATGGTCGCTATAATATATACCGTAAAAACGGGGTATTGACCAAGGACCTGGCTCGCCCATTGACCAATTTCAAAGACGAAGGTATTCGCTATTTCGATGTCAGTGCCGACGGTAAGCAGCTTGTTTTCGAACGCGGCAACGGCATTTACACGCTCTCTACGGATGGCAGTTCCAAAGCCCAAAAGGTGAATATCCAAGTAACGGCCGACTACCGTTTTGACCCCGTAAAACAGGAGACCCTCAGCCGGGGTGCTACCGAAATGGCGGTTTCTCCTAATGGTAACTACCTCCTCTTTGGTGTCCGTGGTGAAATTTTCCTGCGGGTCAATGATAAAGATAAGAAAGGGGTGGTACAACTGACCCGCCACGCCTACCGCGATCAAGATGCACAGTGGTTGAACGACAGTACCGTGGTTTTCATTTCCGATAGAGATGGTAACAAAGAACTTTATGTGCTGCACTCTGCCGATCCCGACCAATCCGATCTTTACCGTACTTTAAAAAGAACCACCAAGCGACTCACCAATACGCCCATTGACGAAGAAAGCATTAGCCTTTCGCCCGACGGCAAAAAAATTGCGATCAATCGAGGTCGTGGACAATTGGTCGTGGCCGATATCACGGCAGAAGGTTTGAGTAATGAAAAAACCTTGCTCGATGGTTGGTCAACAGCGCGAAGTGTAAGGTGGAGCCCCGACGGCCAGTGGTTGGCTTATTCGCTTTCTGATTTGGATTTCAATTCAGAAATCTATATCCACGCAGCTGATGGCAGTCAAAAACCCGTCAACGTAAGTATGCACCCGCGCTCCGACAGCAGCCCATTCTGGAGTGCTGATGGCAGTAAGCTGGGCTTCCTTTCTATTCGTAACAACGGTGATACCGATGTGTGGTTTGCCTGGTTGCGAGATGCCGATTGGCAAAACACCAAACAAGACTGGGAATGGGAAGAAGAGGATCAGGAAGACGATAAAAAAGCAGAAAAAGATTCTATTACGGTCATCGACTTAAAGCATATTCACGAGCGCCTGGTGCAAGTAACCCGTTTACCTGGTGACGAAGGAGACCTGGGTATCAGTACCGATGGAGAAACCTTCTTTTTCACCACTAACAATGGTGGTCGTAATGGCTCACCTGGTGGAGGTGGCCTACAAAGCATCAAATGGGACGGCACCGAAGCCACCACTTTGCTGGAAGACACCGAACTCAGGAGCCTTATCGTTGGCAAAGATGGTAAAACCCTGTATCTACTCAAATCAGGGGGAACCTTAGCTAGCATGAAAGTAGACGGCAAAAAAGCCGACAACCTTGGCTTCTCCGCCAACATGGCCATTGATTATCAGCAAGAACGCCAGCAGGTATTTAATGAAGCTTGGCGAGCATTGCGGGATGGGTTTTACGACCCTAATTTCCATGGCCAGGATTGGGACAAACTCCGCGCTAAGTACGAGCCGCTAGCAATGGCAGCCTCTACCGAACAAGATTTCCGTGACTTGTTTAACACCATGCTCGGTCAGCTCAATGCCAGCCACATGGGCATGTATGGATCTAATCCTGAAGAAACCCAGCGCGATCGTACTGGCTTGCTAGGCGTAGAAGTAGAACCTGCGACCAATGGTGTGAAGATCACCCGTATCGTCAGCCGCTCGCCAGCCGACCGGGAGAAGAGTAGCCTGGCCGTTGGAGAAACCATCCTGGCAGTCAATGGCACAACTGTGAATGGCAACACCAATCTGTACAGCCTCCTACAAGGTACTGCCGATGATCGTACCCTCTTAAACATCATGGACGCAACGGGTAAAACACGCGAGGTAGTGATCCGCCCAGCCAGTAGTTTGCGGGATGAATTGTACGAAGAATGGGTAGCCGAACGCAAACGACTGACGGAAGAATATTCGGGTGGGCGCTTGGGCTATATTCACATCCAGGGCATGAACTGGCCAAGCTTCGAGCGCTTCGAACGCGAGCTGACCGCCAGCGGGTTGGGCAAAGAAGGTATCGTTATTGACGTGCGCTACAATGGCGGCGGCTGGACCACGGATATGCTCATGACCGTACTCAACGTACGCCAACACGCCTACACCGTACCCCGCGGAGCAGTAGATAAGTTGGAGGGTAAGCATCCTGATTTTGCCGATCACTACCCTTACGGAGAACGCTTGCCACAAGCAGCACTTACCAAACCCAGTATCGCACTTTGCAATCAGACCAGCTATTCTAATGCCGAAATATTTTCCCACGCGTTTAAGACGCTAGATCATGGCACCCTCGTAGGAATGCCTACCTTTGGGGCGGTGATCTCTACCGGAGGCCAGGGCCTGATCAATGGCAGCTTTGTGCGGATGCCTTTCCGGGCCTGGTACGTTAAAGCCACTGGTGAGAACATGGAATTGGGGCCTGCTGTTCCTGATGTGCAGATAGAAAACAGTCAAAACAGCAAGGCCGAAGGTCGTGATGAGCAATTGCAAAAGGCGGTTGAAGTTTTGTTATCAGAATTGAAATAG
- a CDS encoding dihydrofolate reductase, producing MKKYLCILTEINLFSPSLWLLPLLTLLACQPAPESKDTVEEFPAVTEVDDFLWSPESFADKRIIRYQIPGFDQLTLSQKKLVYYLTEAGLAGRDIIYDQNYRHNLAIRHAIDAIMGNFSGQRDGADWEAFELYAKEVWFASGIHHHYSNDKFKPGFSQAYLEGLLSDVGVTLTEDELAAIFDPAKDNKKVAQEGDDLVLASAVNFYAPDITQAEVEAFYAKMKKGLKDDRVSMGLNSRVARGEDGKLYEQVYKADGLYGEAIQEIIKWLEKAVSVAENEPQADALRKLIEYYRTGDLVTWDEYNIAWVKATKGDIDYINSFIEVYLDPMGLKGSYETIVQIDDFDASSRMAKVAENAQWFEDNSPVLPQHRKPTVTGISYKVVTVAGEAGDASPSTPIGVNLPNANWIRAEHGSKSVSLGNISHAYNEADGPGLLNEFVNDDEEKARAIAHGQVAGKMITALHEVLGHASGQLEEGVATPGETLLNYASPLEEARADLFALYYITDPKLQELGLIETDEVGKAAYDNYLRNGLMLQLRRIEPGQNIQQAHMRNRQMVSNWVMEKALASGAVVMPVRDGKTYIDIKDYGALRTYFGELLKEVQRIKSQGDYEAGKNLIENYGVQVNKAIHEEVLQRSESLNIPPYGGFINPRLVAVQDAQGNITDIKVEYPDNFTEQMLEYGQKYSFLK from the coding sequence ATGAAAAAATACCTATGCATTTTGACGGAAATAAACCTATTTTCTCCGTCTCTTTGGCTATTGCCACTATTAACACTACTCGCCTGCCAACCAGCTCCCGAGTCCAAGGATACGGTGGAAGAATTTCCGGCGGTGACGGAAGTTGATGATTTTCTGTGGAGCCCCGAAAGCTTCGCTGACAAGCGAATCATCCGTTATCAAATACCTGGTTTTGATCAATTGACACTCAGTCAGAAAAAACTGGTGTATTACTTAACCGAAGCAGGTTTGGCTGGTCGTGACATTATTTACGATCAGAATTACCGCCACAATCTGGCGATTCGCCATGCCATTGATGCCATCATGGGCAATTTTTCGGGGCAGCGTGATGGAGCCGATTGGGAAGCGTTTGAGCTTTACGCTAAGGAAGTGTGGTTTGCCAGCGGCATTCACCACCACTATTCCAATGACAAGTTCAAGCCTGGCTTTTCGCAAGCGTATTTGGAAGGCTTATTAAGTGATGTTGGAGTCACGCTAACCGAAGATGAACTGGCCGCTATTTTCGATCCTGCCAAGGACAATAAAAAAGTGGCTCAGGAAGGTGACGACCTGGTGCTGGCTTCTGCGGTCAACTTTTATGCACCCGATATCACTCAGGCGGAGGTGGAAGCCTTTTACGCCAAGATGAAAAAAGGTCTGAAAGACGACAGAGTCAGTATGGGCCTCAATAGCCGGGTAGCTCGCGGAGAGGATGGAAAGCTCTACGAGCAGGTTTACAAAGCCGATGGTCTGTATGGTGAAGCCATCCAGGAAATCATCAAATGGCTGGAAAAAGCCGTCAGTGTTGCCGAAAACGAGCCCCAGGCCGACGCCTTGCGCAAACTCATCGAGTACTACCGTACGGGTGATCTCGTGACCTGGGACGAATACAACATTGCCTGGGTAAAAGCTACTAAGGGAGACATTGACTACATCAACTCCTTTATCGAAGTATACCTCGACCCTATGGGGCTCAAGGGCAGCTACGAAACCATCGTTCAGATTGATGATTTTGATGCCTCTTCCCGGATGGCCAAAGTAGCAGAAAATGCGCAGTGGTTTGAAGACAACAGCCCCGTACTACCCCAGCACCGCAAGCCTACCGTTACGGGAATTAGCTACAAAGTGGTGACCGTGGCGGGCGAAGCAGGTGATGCCAGCCCCTCTACTCCCATTGGCGTGAACCTGCCGAATGCCAACTGGATCAGAGCAGAACACGGCTCCAAATCTGTAAGTCTGGGAAATATCAGTCATGCCTACAATGAGGCCGATGGCCCTGGACTATTGAACGAATTTGTCAACGACGATGAAGAAAAAGCGCGGGCAATAGCACACGGCCAGGTCGCTGGCAAAATGATTACCGCCCTCCACGAAGTACTCGGCCATGCTTCCGGGCAATTGGAAGAAGGAGTAGCTACCCCTGGAGAAACGCTGCTCAACTACGCATCACCGTTGGAAGAAGCTCGCGCCGACCTTTTTGCCCTCTATTACATCACCGATCCGAAACTCCAGGAACTGGGGTTAATTGAGACCGATGAAGTGGGCAAAGCCGCTTACGACAACTATCTCCGCAATGGCCTGATGCTTCAATTACGGCGCATAGAGCCCGGACAGAACATTCAGCAAGCCCACATGCGCAACCGCCAGATGGTGAGCAATTGGGTAATGGAAAAAGCCCTGGCCAGCGGTGCCGTAGTGATGCCGGTACGTGATGGAAAAACCTACATTGACATCAAAGATTATGGTGCCCTACGGACCTACTTCGGCGAATTACTGAAAGAAGTACAGCGCATCAAAAGCCAAGGCGACTACGAAGCGGGTAAAAATCTGATTGAAAACTACGGCGTACAAGTCAACAAAGCCATTCACGAGGAAGTGTTGCAACGTAGTGAATCCCTCAACATCCCTCCTTACGGTGGCTTCATCAATCCTCGATTGGTGGCTGTGCAAGATGCGCAAGGCAACATCACCGACATCAAGGTGGAATATCCTGACAACTTCACGGAGCAGATGTTGGAATATGGTCAGAAGTACTCGTTCTTGAAGTAA
- a CDS encoding DUF4112 domain-containing protein, with amino-acid sequence MEEKNQDRPELKWLDTTTKLLDNQFRIPGTEIRFGFDFIIGLVPGVGDVVSLGISGMLVSVMARKGASGMVIVKMLWNILLDGVIGSIPILGDIFDLSYRANRRNLTLLKEHYEEGEHQGSATFVVIVVLLFVIGIIIAAIYLIGWILGTFWALITGTT; translated from the coding sequence ATGGAAGAAAAAAACCAGGACCGGCCGGAATTAAAATGGTTGGACACCACCACCAAGCTATTGGACAACCAGTTTAGAATTCCCGGAACAGAAATCCGGTTTGGATTTGATTTTATCATTGGACTGGTTCCCGGAGTTGGTGACGTGGTTTCCTTAGGCATCAGTGGTATGCTGGTGAGTGTGATGGCGCGAAAAGGCGCTAGTGGCATGGTGATCGTAAAGATGTTGTGGAACATCCTCCTCGATGGGGTCATCGGATCCATTCCGATACTTGGTGATATCTTTGATCTTTCTTACCGTGCCAATCGACGGAACCTGACACTTCTCAAAGAACACTATGAGGAAGGCGAACACCAAGGGAGTGCAACCTTTGTTGTCATTGTGGTACTCTTGTTTGTTATCGGAATAATTATCGCTGCCATTTACCTGATTGGCTGGATTTTAGGTACCTTTTGGGCCTTGATTACCGGAACAACATAA
- a CDS encoding WD40/YVTN/BNR-like repeat-containing protein, whose protein sequence is MPSNKSIFLLLFLSFVLCGQAFAQRKKQNDPAPAKEETPLHLQSSTYSALAFRSVGPAVTSGRIADFAVHPDNKDVYYVATASGGVWKTVNHGTTFTPVFDQQNSYSIGCITLDPQQPSTVWVGSGENNNQRSVGYGDGVYKSTDGGQSWEHKGLKSSEHIGDIIVDPTNSDIIWVAAYGPVWSNGGERGVYKSTDGGDTWTCVKEVSEYTGCNELVMDSRNPNVLYAAFHQRQRKVFTYIGGGPESGLFKTTDGGATWTPLKGGLPGGDVGRIGLDISPVNPNVLYAVVEADDKKGGIYRTDDAGASWSKQSGTYTSGNYYQELTCDPVDVDRIYITDTYYQISDDGGKTTRNLGELNKHIDNHAIWIDPDNTNHLLVGCDGGVYETWDLAGTWHFKSNLPVTQFYKVATDNATPFYNIHGGTQDNLSLGGPSRTTSMNGIVNADWFVTSTGDGFETQVDPTNPNIIYAQAQYGALSRYDRGNGEYYYIKPMEGENEPALRWNWDAPLLISSHNHKRLYFGANKLFRTDDQGDSWQVISPDLSAQINRNTLKVMDQVWSVDAISKNGSTDIFGQLTTIAESSIDENMLWVGTDDGLMHLTTDGGKNWQKIASIAGVPEMTYVNQIIASQHNKNTAYAAFNHHRYGDFKPYLFKTTDAGKTWTPIHATLPERGSVYTIAEDHVQPNLLFCGTEFGAFFSPDAGKHWIPLKAGLPTVGVRDMEIQKRENDLVLGTFGRGFYVLDDYSPLREITAEALAKDTHIFSVKDALLYVERTDIGLRDKGHLGSSYFTTPNPKPGAVFTYYLKESIQTLEKQRQEKEKESKDDPYPTLDQLRQEDAEEDPYLIFTIRNAQGEVVRHLKAPATKGLKRLTWDMRHNTPAPVVGRYTPAPDVLFGSAELGHLAMPGTYTVALSKFENGEVSPLTEPVSFDLNYLNQSSMPETDWAEYDAFVRKVADIRKAFSAASDIQRELSRNLNHIQSAILDMPAAPEGLLAKASELKQQLSELSRKMNGDRTLARHQFETPPSIGERIGRCEYGLWDVTSAPTQVYLDAYRIAAKQFGPVLQELKLIANEITALEKQIEMNNAPYTPGRWPEWSGQ, encoded by the coding sequence ATGCCTAGCAACAAAAGTATTTTCCTGCTTCTATTCCTCAGCTTTGTTCTCTGTGGTCAAGCCTTTGCCCAACGCAAAAAACAAAACGATCCGGCTCCGGCCAAAGAAGAAACTCCGCTTCATCTACAATCCAGCACCTATTCCGCGCTCGCTTTTCGTTCGGTAGGCCCAGCGGTTACTTCCGGGCGTATTGCCGACTTTGCCGTGCATCCCGATAATAAAGATGTCTACTACGTTGCTACCGCATCTGGAGGCGTTTGGAAGACCGTCAACCACGGCACAACCTTTACCCCTGTTTTCGACCAGCAAAACTCCTATTCTATTGGTTGTATCACCCTTGATCCGCAGCAGCCCAGCACCGTCTGGGTGGGGTCTGGAGAGAACAATAACCAACGATCCGTTGGCTACGGCGATGGCGTATACAAAAGCACCGATGGCGGCCAAAGCTGGGAACACAAAGGCTTGAAAAGCTCCGAACACATCGGCGACATCATTGTCGATCCTACCAACTCCGACATTATCTGGGTTGCGGCTTATGGCCCCGTTTGGAGCAATGGCGGCGAACGCGGTGTCTACAAAAGTACCGATGGTGGGGACACCTGGACTTGTGTTAAAGAGGTCAGCGAATATACGGGCTGCAACGAGCTGGTCATGGATTCACGCAACCCCAACGTACTGTACGCCGCTTTTCACCAGCGCCAACGCAAGGTATTCACCTATATCGGTGGTGGCCCTGAGTCGGGCTTATTCAAAACCACCGACGGTGGAGCTACCTGGACGCCGCTCAAAGGAGGCCTCCCCGGAGGAGATGTGGGCCGGATTGGGCTGGATATTTCTCCCGTCAACCCCAATGTGCTATATGCGGTTGTGGAAGCTGATGATAAAAAAGGAGGTATTTACCGCACTGATGATGCGGGCGCTAGCTGGAGTAAGCAAAGTGGCACCTACACCAGCGGCAACTATTACCAGGAACTGACCTGTGACCCAGTAGATGTAGATCGCATTTACATTACCGACACCTACTACCAGATCAGTGACGACGGTGGCAAAACCACCCGCAACCTGGGGGAACTCAACAAGCACATCGACAACCACGCCATCTGGATTGACCCCGACAATACCAACCACTTGCTCGTGGGTTGCGACGGAGGCGTGTACGAAACCTGGGACCTGGCTGGCACCTGGCATTTCAAGTCCAACCTGCCGGTAACCCAATTCTACAAAGTAGCTACCGATAACGCTACGCCGTTTTACAATATTCACGGCGGCACCCAAGACAACCTCAGCCTGGGCGGCCCCAGCCGTACCACCAGCATGAACGGAATTGTCAATGCCGACTGGTTTGTGACCTCTACTGGTGATGGTTTTGAAACCCAGGTAGACCCCACCAATCCCAACATCATCTACGCGCAAGCGCAGTACGGTGCTTTGAGCCGCTACGACCGGGGCAACGGAGAATACTACTACATCAAACCGATGGAAGGGGAAAACGAACCCGCCCTTCGCTGGAACTGGGATGCCCCATTACTGATCTCCAGCCACAACCACAAAAGACTTTACTTTGGTGCCAATAAACTGTTCCGCACCGACGACCAGGGCGACTCCTGGCAAGTCATCAGCCCCGACCTTTCTGCGCAGATTAATCGTAACACCCTCAAGGTAATGGATCAGGTGTGGAGTGTTGATGCGATCTCCAAAAACGGCTCTACTGATATCTTCGGCCAGCTGACGACAATTGCCGAAAGTAGTATCGATGAGAATATGCTTTGGGTTGGAACCGATGATGGCCTCATGCACCTGACGACCGACGGCGGAAAAAACTGGCAGAAGATAGCAAGTATTGCCGGTGTACCGGAAATGACTTACGTCAATCAAATCATTGCTTCACAGCACAATAAGAACACGGCTTACGCGGCGTTCAACCATCACCGATACGGAGATTTCAAGCCTTATCTTTTCAAAACCACCGATGCTGGAAAAACCTGGACACCGATCCACGCCACCTTGCCCGAACGCGGCAGTGTATACACCATTGCGGAAGACCATGTTCAGCCTAATCTGCTATTCTGCGGCACCGAATTTGGGGCATTCTTCAGTCCTGATGCTGGCAAGCATTGGATTCCGCTTAAAGCGGGATTACCAACAGTAGGCGTAAGAGATATGGAGATTCAAAAACGGGAGAATGACTTGGTACTGGGCACTTTTGGTCGTGGCTTCTACGTGTTGGATGACTACAGCCCTTTACGGGAAATCACAGCAGAGGCACTGGCCAAAGATACTCATATCTTCTCTGTAAAAGATGCCTTGCTATATGTAGAGCGTACCGATATTGGTCTACGGGACAAAGGTCACTTGGGAAGTAGCTATTTCACAACTCCAAACCCCAAACCCGGTGCCGTATTTACTTATTACTTAAAAGAAAGCATTCAAACCCTTGAAAAACAACGGCAAGAAAAAGAAAAGGAAAGCAAAGATGACCCCTACCCTACCCTGGACCAGCTGCGGCAGGAGGATGCCGAAGAAGATCCCTATCTGATTTTCACCATCCGCAATGCTCAGGGAGAGGTAGTTCGCCACCTAAAGGCTCCCGCCACCAAAGGCCTCAAGCGCCTCACTTGGGACATGCGCCACAATACCCCCGCGCCAGTCGTGGGTAGGTACACTCCTGCGCCTGATGTTCTATTTGGTTCTGCTGAATTGGGGCACTTGGCCATGCCGGGAACGTACACCGTTGCGTTAAGTAAATTTGAAAATGGCGAAGTCAGCCCACTCACGGAGCCCGTCAGTTTCGACCTCAACTATCTCAATCAATCCTCTATGCCGGAAACGGATTGGGCGGAATACGATGCTTTTGTTCGCAAGGTGGCCGATATACGTAAAGCCTTCAGTGCAGCTAGTGACATCCAAAGGGAATTATCTAGAAACCTCAACCACATCCAGTCCGCCATTCTTGATATGCCCGCGGCTCCAGAGGGGCTTTTGGCTAAAGCCAGTGAACTCAAGCAGCAGCTCAGCGAACTCAGCCGCAAAATGAACGGAGACCGAACCCTCGCGCGGCACCAGTTTGAGACACCACCAAGTATTGGCGAACGCATTGGTCGCTGTGAATACGGTCTTTGGGATGTAACCTCGGCACCAACGCAGGTGTACCTGGATGCCTATCGTATTGCCGCCAAGCAGTTTGGCCCAGTCCTTCAGGAATTGAAGTTGATCGCCAACGAAATAACTGCCCTGGAGAAACAAATTGAAATGAATAATGCACCGTATACCCCTGGCCGCTGGCCGGAGTGGAGCGGACAGTAG
- a CDS encoding ATP-binding protein — MQVYCAPLDLVDSLEVERNNKEAWDYKNTAPDTARQRALAAIELANKINFPKGVADGLHILGMVQWSRGDRAGALDYYLKALAIRQEINDSLGLGRSFNNIGNVYFAQENYDSALVYYQQGRDIRRSLRDIVGLIYSLSNLGDVALELDDIPKAKQYYQQSEQLARRENVATAIAHVKGRLGRLSLQMGDKKEAQNNWEEALSFAEQSTDRRLISSCLLEVVRLMMLNKKTVLTKQEDYARRSLELAAATGALDLQTEAAMVLAQLSALKGDFDQVFFYQAHYRQLVEELVEKSKNEAITAVQTIYSLERQAEEELAAEKRIGEELSKKNNHLLFGLLLSGILLMIVLTFSFFRAYRKQFAFAQTLEVKNKELAARYADLREFAKIASHDLKEPVRNIGAFANLLQRRNGQTLDTNAQEYLAYIVAGAKNMNELLSDLQLFTDLASQANTAHHVVLLRPMLQEVFKKQADEQKKPNAQLTISDLPGISGHPDLLKILFGHLFQNALKFDAASEPKVEVSYLLRGKNHQLSIKDQGIGIEKEYQTQIFDIFQRLDKQRFEGTGMGLAICRRIVELHQGRIWMESTPGQGSTFFVEFPAW; from the coding sequence ATGCAAGTATATTGTGCACCATTGGATTTGGTAGATTCCTTAGAAGTAGAACGTAATAATAAGGAAGCTTGGGATTACAAAAACACAGCACCTGATACGGCACGTCAAAGAGCGCTGGCTGCGATTGAATTAGCCAATAAAATTAATTTTCCTAAAGGAGTTGCGGATGGACTACATATTCTGGGGATGGTCCAGTGGTCGCGTGGAGATCGTGCGGGTGCTTTGGATTATTACTTAAAGGCTTTAGCTATTCGCCAAGAAATTAATGATTCTTTGGGATTGGGTCGCTCTTTTAATAACATAGGTAACGTTTATTTTGCACAGGAAAATTATGATTCAGCCCTGGTCTATTACCAACAGGGAAGGGATATTCGAAGGTCGCTAAGAGACATTGTAGGCTTGATCTATTCGCTCAGCAATTTAGGCGATGTCGCGTTGGAACTGGATGATATCCCCAAAGCAAAACAATACTACCAACAAAGTGAACAGCTTGCCCGCAGGGAAAATGTAGCCACTGCCATTGCGCATGTCAAAGGTCGATTAGGGCGATTGTCCTTGCAAATGGGAGATAAAAAAGAAGCCCAGAACAACTGGGAAGAAGCGTTGTCGTTCGCCGAGCAGTCAACGGATCGCCGATTGATTTCGAGCTGCTTACTGGAGGTTGTTCGCTTGATGATGCTTAATAAAAAGACCGTACTCACTAAGCAAGAAGATTACGCGCGGCGTAGCTTGGAGCTAGCGGCAGCTACGGGAGCGCTGGATTTGCAAACAGAAGCAGCCATGGTATTGGCACAGTTGTCAGCCCTCAAAGGGGATTTCGACCAGGTGTTTTTTTACCAGGCGCATTATCGTCAGTTGGTCGAGGAGCTGGTAGAAAAAAGTAAGAATGAAGCGATTACAGCGGTTCAGACCATATACTCACTCGAACGACAAGCCGAAGAAGAACTAGCAGCAGAAAAGCGGATTGGCGAAGAGTTGTCAAAGAAAAATAACCACTTGTTATTTGGCCTGTTGCTGAGCGGGATATTATTGATGATCGTGTTGACTTTTAGCTTTTTCCGGGCTTATCGCAAACAATTCGCTTTCGCTCAAACCTTGGAGGTGAAAAACAAGGAGCTGGCTGCTCGTTATGCTGATTTGCGAGAGTTTGCCAAAATTGCGTCCCACGACCTCAAAGAACCCGTGAGAAATATTGGCGCTTTTGCAAATTTGCTACAGCGTAGAAATGGCCAAACGCTTGACACGAATGCGCAAGAATATCTGGCATACATTGTAGCTGGTGCCAAAAATATGAATGAGCTGTTGAGTGATCTACAGCTCTTTACTGATCTGGCGAGTCAGGCAAATACGGCCCATCATGTAGTCCTATTAAGGCCAATGCTACAGGAAGTTTTTAAAAAACAGGCCGACGAGCAAAAGAAACCCAATGCCCAATTGACGATTAGTGACCTGCCAGGGATCAGCGGTCATCCAGATTTACTGAAAATTCTTTTTGGGCATCTTTTTCAAAATGCGCTCAAATTTGATGCCGCCTCCGAACCCAAAGTGGAGGTGTCTTACCTGTTGCGTGGCAAAAACCACCAATTGTCCATCAAAGACCAGGGTATTGGTATCGAAAAAGAATACCAAACTCAAATTTTTGACATCTTCCAACGCCTCGACAAGCAACGTTTTGAGGGCACAGGCATGGGGCTGGCGATCTGCCGCCGCATCGTAGAACTTCACCAAGGGCGCATCTGGATGGAAAGCACGCCAGGGCAGGGGAGCACCTTTTTTGTGGAATTTCCGGCGTGGTAG